The following nucleotide sequence is from Nanoarchaeota archaeon.
ATGGCTTGCTCGCTATGAAAACGGCTGGAACAAGCTGAAGACGGATTTGCTCAATTCAACCGCGACTGTGAATTATTACCGTGCATATACTAACGCATTTTCTTATTTTGCGATTGTCGGAGAGAAAGCGCAGGCGGCTCAGGCGCCTGCACCTGTTGTAGAGCCTGTAAATGAGAATCCGGCGCAACAGAAGTCTGTGAATGAGGAAACGCCTAAAGAACAATTAACGCCGAGCGAACCGGAAAAGTCCAAGCCTTCGTATGTCGGGTATGTTATTGCAATTCTGGTAATTATTGTCGGCGTATGGGTGGCAAGAAGCAAGGTATTGCACAAAGCAATGAAAGAGACTATTAAAGAGCAACCTGCGCCCGTAGTAAAAAACATCTTTACAAAACCAAAAATCTCGCGTAAAGTGAATTCTTCAAAAACCAAAGACCTCGACGATATCCAGAGGCGCATAGACGGAATAAAGAGGAAGAGTAGGAAATAGGCACATCAAGCTTTTATACTTCTTACACACATAATATACCTATGGTATCAAAATCTGTTACTTTGAGCGAAAAAAGAAAAGGATTATCTAAAAAAGAAGCGTACTTGTTAGCTTTCCTTTCCGAGAACAGAAAGAACATATTCTCCCTACACAACGTCATGACCGTATTAAAATGCAGCTATGAAAATGCAAAAGTTATTGTCGGACGGATGAAGAAAAAGAAATGGATTATAAGCATAGTAAAGGGAAAATATCTCATTGTGCCTTTGGCCGCAGGCGTTAAAGGCGAATACACAGAACACGAATTTGTGCTTGCATCATTGGTAGCAGAGCCGTGTTATATCGCGTACTGGACTGCCCTAAACCATTATGGGTTTACAGAGCAGGTCCCAAGCACGGTTTTCGTCGCAACGAGGAAAAAGGCAAAGGACCGGGAAATTTTCGGGATAAAATATAAGTTCGTATTCATTTCAGCCCATAAGTTTTTTGGATTTAGAGAGATTCCAGTCTCAAGCTACAAGGTAAAGATTTCTGATAAGGAGAAAACGATTATCGACTGTCTGGACAAGCCAAGATACTGTGGCGGCATAGAGGAAATAGTCAAATCGATGCATTATGCAAAAGACGAGCTTAACTTTGATAAGCTGGCGACATATGCCTTGAAAATGAAAAACAATGCAGCGATAAAAAGGCTTGGATTCATCCTTAATTTTCTCGGTTTAGAAACAAAGACAAAAAGCCTTGAAAATAAAGTTTCTGCCAGCTACTCGATTTTAGACCCAACGAAAGAGAAGAAAGGCAAACTAAATTCAAAATGGAAACTGCGGATAAACGTAAGCGAAAATGAACTGACAAAGTGGTAATATGCTGACAGAAGAGGACATAAGGCGAATTGCAAGGGTGCGGGGCATGAATGTCGGCCTTACTGAAAAAGACTATGCGATAGATTGGTTGCTGAAAGGAATATATGCGTCCAAAATCGGGAAAAGTCTACTATTCAAAGGTGGAACAGCCATCAAAAAGGTTTACTTTCAGGAAACATGGCGATTCTCGCATGACGTAGACTTTACTGCCTTAAACCTTAAGATTTCGGATATGGAAAACCTGCTAAACGAGGTTTTCAGAAACATTGAAAGCGAATCATCTGTCCGGATGGATTTTGGCTCGTTTCATAAGACTGAAGGTAGCATAATTGCAAGCGTGCAGTTTATCGGGCCGCTAAATGCCAAGAACAGGATACGTGTGGACATAACGTTTAACGAGAAAGTCATTGAAAAACCGGCTCATAAAACAATAAAATCGCCGTATCCAGATATTGAATCGTATTCAGTTTATGCGTACTCCCTTAACGAAGTATTGGCTGAGAAAATAAGAAGCATCATACAGAGAGGCAAAAGCAGAGATTATTATGATGTCTGGCTCCTGCTGAAAACCCAAGAGTTTGATATGAAAAAAATACGGGAACTTTTGGATGAAAAATGCAGGTTCAAGGGAATAGAGTTCAG
It contains:
- a CDS encoding PGF-pre-PGF domain-containing protein, with the protein product WLARYENGWNKLKTDLLNSTATVNYYRAYTNAFSYFAIVGEKAQAAQAPAPVVEPVNENPAQQKSVNEETPKEQLTPSEPEKSKPSYVGYVIAILVIIVGVWVARSKVLHKAMKETIKEQPAPVVKNIFTKPKISRKVNSSKTKDLDDIQRRIDGIKRKSRK
- a CDS encoding nucleotidyl transferase AbiEii/AbiGii toxin family protein → MLTEEDIRRIARVRGMNVGLTEKDYAIDWLLKGIYASKIGKSLLFKGGTAIKKVYFQETWRFSHDVDFTALNLKISDMENLLNEVFRNIESESSVRMDFGSFHKTEGSIIASVQFIGPLNAKNRIRVDITFNEKVIEKPAHKTIKSPYPDIESYSVYAYSLNEVLAEKIRSIIQRGKSRDYYDVWLLLKTQEFDMKKIRELLDEKCRFKGIEFRKELIFEKEKRKTAKSFWEAGLKELVKNLPDFEQVINELELMLKKL